ATTTTTTAGTATCAACACATTTTAACAAATAGAGTCTTACCCTGTTTTTCTCTTTCTTTCTGAAACCCTGTGTAACTGCGTTTCAAAAAGTGTTTAAAAAAGAGAGTTGTACCCTGGTTTTTAAATGCATTATTGCTATCGCTTCTACATTCTAGTAAATCAAATACTGTGAAATAATATTATATTTTAATTAGAAAATAGCTGTGAAATAACTACAAATAATAACTGTGTAATAATAATTAGCCATCATATTTATTATGTAAAATTTGATTCATTGCATGATGATAAGTACTGATCGGTAGACTAAAATTATCAATAAAACAACGATTGAATCATCTTTTTGGAGGAGGTTAGAGTTTTCAACGATTTATCAGAAAACAGTGGCAAATCCAATACTGTGAAATTATATTATTAGAAGTTTTGATTAGTGATAACTCACCCAATCCAGGTTGACAATTTGTTAGTTTATTTATACAGTATATAACATTAGTTGATGACTAATTCAAAGGTATCATTAGCCGGAAAAATGCACCGTGTTTATTTCAATCATAAAAACAAAAGAGTATAGTTTAGAATGTTTATCAATATGGACGTATACAAGTAACAGCATAGCTATTTGGTAATTCTGAACAATATTAAACAATATAAACTCCTTCGAAAAGAAAAGAAACGCATGTTTTTGGTCTGTTTGTCTATGAACAGCTGACTTTTGACTTTGAAGGACTTTTTCATTGACTTAATTAGATCTCTTTTTCTCACTACTCAATATATGTTTTTGTTTTAAAATATTTCGCGCCTTATAGGTCACGTACCTTGGAACCTCAGCAAGTGTAAATGCATATGGACCAACACTGGTCTGACTATTGAACTGATATATTAAAAAACAAAATATAATAATCGATCTTCCACTCTGATTCGCACTATAAATATAGAGCAGAACCAAGCACAAATGGAACCAAACCAAAGTTGCTTTCTAGTTCTTTGAAAACCAACAAGAGTACTTCAATGGCTACTCACTCAAGATTTTTATACGTGCTTCTTCTTCTTTCATGCATTGTTTTTGCATTGATTGCGGAGAGTTCTGGAGATAATGTGGAGAATAAAAACGAGGATGATGGTTGTTCTTCGTGGAATTGGCGTGGATGCGGCAGTTTTTATAGACAACCTTCCAAAACATATGGTGCTGGATATGGTGGTGAAAGGTATGGCCATGGAGAAAGGTATGGAGCTGGTATGAATGGTTATGGTGGTGGCTATGGTGGTGGTGGTGGCGGCGGAGAAGGTGGTGGTGCCAATGGAGGATCAGGTCATGGAAGTGGATCCGGCGCGGGTGCTGGTGTTGGAGTTGGTGGAGCAGCAGGTGGAGGTGGTGGCGGCGGAGGTGGAGAAGGTGGTGGTTCCAATGGAGGATCAGGTCGTGGAAGTGGATCCGGCGTAGGTGCTGGTGTTGGTGGAGCAGCAGGTGGAGCAGGAGGAGGTGGAGGCGGCGGGGGTGGAGAAGGTGGTGGTTCCAATGGAGGATCAGGTCATGGAAGCGGATCTGGCGCGGGTGCTGGTGTCGGAGTTAGTAAAGCAGGGGGTGGAGCAGGAGGAGGTGGAGGAGGCGGGGGCGGAGAAGGCGGTGGTGCAAATGGAGGATCGGGTCATGGAAGCGGATCCGGAGCGGGTGCTGGTGTTGGAGTTGGTGGAGCAGGAGGAGGAGGAGGTGGAGGAGGCGGTGGCGGTGAAGGTGGTGGTGCCAATGGAGGATCAGGTCATGGAAGCGGATCCGGCGCTGGTGCTGGTGTCGGAGTTGGTGGAATATCGGGTGGAGCAGGAGGAGGTGGAGGAGGCGGGGGTGGAGAAGGTGTTGGTGCCAATGGAGGATCGGGTCATGGAAGCGGATCCGGTGCGGGTGCTGGTGGCGGAGTTGGTGGAGCAGGAGGAGGTGGAGGGGGTGGGGGCGGAGAAGGTGGTGGTACCAATGGAGGTTCTGGTCATGGAAGCGGATCCGGTGCTGGTGCTGGTGTTGGAGTTGGTGGTGGTTGGAGCAGGAGGTGGAGGTGGTGGTGGAGGGGGTGGAGGAGGTGGTGGCGGAGAAGGTGGTGGTGCCAATGGAGGTTCTGGTCACGGAAGTGGATCCGGTGCTGGTACTGGTGTTGGAGCAGGAGGTGGAGGTGGTGGTGGAGGGGGTGGAGTTGGAGCAGGAGGTGGAGGTGGTGGTGCCAATGGAGGTTCTGGTCACGGAAGCGGATCCGGTGCTGGTACTGGTGTTGGAGCAGGAGGTGGAGGTGGTGGTGCCAATGGAGGTTCTGGTCACGGAAGCGGATCCGGTGCTGGTACTGGTGTTGGAGAAGGAGGTGGAGGTGGTGGTGGAGGGGGTGGAGGAGGTGGTGGCGGAGAAGGTGGTGGTGCCAATGGAGGATCTGGTCACGGAAGTGGATCCGGTGCTGGTACTGGTGTTGGAGCAGGAGGTGGAGGTGGTGGTGGAGGGGGTGGAGGAGGTGGTGGCGGAGAAGGTGGTGGTGCCAATGGAGGTTCTGGTCACGGAAGTGGATCCGGTGCTGGTACTGGTGTTGGAGCAGGAGGTGGAGGTGGTGGTGGAGGGGGTGGAGGAGGTGGTGGCGGAGAAGGTGGTGGTGCCAATGGAGGTTCTGGTCACGGAAGTGGATCCGGTGCTGGTACTGGTGTTGGAGCAGGAGGTGGAGGTGGTGGTGGAGGGGGTGGAGGAGGTGGTGGCGGAGAAGGTGGTGGTGCCAATGGAGGTTCTGGTCACGGAAGTGGATCCGGTGCTGGTACTGGTGTTGGAGCAGGAGGTGGAGGTGGTGGTGGAGGGGGTGGAGGAGGTGGTGGCGGAGAAGGTGGTGGTGCCAATGGAGGTTCTGGTCACGGAAGTGGATCCGGTGCTGGTACTGGTGTTGGAGCAGGAGGTGGAGGTGGTGGTGGAGGGGGTGGAGGAGGTGGTGGCGGAGAAGGTGGTGGTGCCAATGGAGGTTCTGGTCACGGAAGTGGATCCGGTGCTGGTACTGGTGTTGGAGCAGGAGGTGGAGGTGGTGGTGGAGGGGGTGGAGGAGGTGGTGGCGGAGAAGGTGGTGGTGCCAATGGAGGTTCTGGTCACGGAAGTGGATCCGGTGCTGGTACTGGTGTTGGAGCAGGAGGTGGAGGTGGTGGTGGAGGGGGTGGAGGAGGTGGTGGCGGAGAAGGTGGTGGTGCCAATGGAGGTTCTGGTCACGGAAGTGGATCCGGTGCTGGTACTGGTGTTGGAGCAGGAGGTGGAGGTGGTGGTGGAGGGGGTGGAGGAGGTGGTGGCGGAGAAGGTGGTGGTGCCAATGGAGGTTCTGGTCACGGAAGTGGATCCGGTGCTGGTACTGGTGTTGGAGCAGGAGGTGGAGGTGGTGGTGGAGGGGGTGGAGGAGGTGGTGGCGGAGAAGGTGGTGGTGCCAATGGAGGTTCTGGTCACGGAAGTGGATCCGGTGCTGGTACTGGTGTTGGAGCAGGAGGTGGAGGTGGTGGTGGAGGGGGTGGAGGAGGTGGTGGCGGAGAAGGTGGTGGTGCCAATGGAGGTTCTGGTCACGGAAGTGGATCCGGTGCTGGTACTGGTGTTGGAGCAGGAGGTGGAGGTGGTGGTGGAGGGGGTGGAGGAGGTGGTGGCGGAGAAGGTGGTGGTGCCAATGGAGGTTCTGGTCACGGAAGTGGATCCGGTGCTGGTACTGGTGTTGGAGCAGGAGGTGGAGGTGGTGGTGGAGGGGGTGGAGGAGGTGGTGGCGGAGAAGGTGGTGGTGCCAATGGAGGTTCTGGTCACGGAAGTGGATCCGGTGCTGGTACTGGTGTTGGAGCAGGAGGTGGAGGTGGTGGTGGAGGGGGTGGAGGAGGTGGTGGCGGAGAAGGTGGTGGTGCCAATGGAGGTTCTGGTCACGGAAGTGGATCCGGTGCTGGTACTGGTGTTGGAGCAGGAGGTGGAGGTGGTGGTGGAGGGGGTGGAGGAGGTGGTGGCGGAGAAGGTGGTGGTGCCAATGGAGGTTCTGGTCACGGAAGTGGATCCGGTGCTGGTACTGGTGTTGGAGCAGGAGGTGGAGGTGGTGGTGGAGGGGGTGGAGGAGGTGGTGGCGGAGAAGGTGGTGGTGCCAATGGAGGTTCTGGTCACGGAAGTGGATCCGGTGCTGGTACTGGTGTTGGAGCAGGAGGTGGAGGTGGTGGTGGAGGGGGTGGAGGAGGTGGTGGCGGAGAAGGTGGTGGTGCCAATGGAGGTTCTGGTCACGGAAGTGGATCCGGTGCTGGTACTGGTGTTGGAGCAGGAGGTGGAGGTGGTGGTGGAGGGGGTGGAGGAGGTGGTGGCGGAGAAGGTGGTGGTGCCAATGGAGGTTCTGGTCACGGAAGTGGATCCGGTGCTGGTAC
This sequence is a window from Brassica oleracea var. oleracea cultivar TO1000 chromosome C1, BOL, whole genome shotgun sequence. Protein-coding genes within it:
- the LOC106330861 gene encoding fibroin heavy chain-like; the protein is MATHSRFLYVLLLLSCIVFALIAESSGDNVENKNEDDGCSSWNWRGCGSFYRQPSKTYGAGYGGERYGHGERYGAGMNGYGGGYGGGGGGGEGGGANGGSGHGSGSGAGAGVGVGGAAGGGGGGGGGEGGGSNGGSGRGSGSGVGAGVGGAAGGAGGGGGGGGGEGGGSNGGSGHGSGSGAGAGVGVSKAGGGAGGGGGGGGGEGGGANGGSGHGSGSGAGAGVGVGGAGGGGGGGGGGGEGGGANGGSGHGSGSGAGAGVGVGGISGGAGGGGGGGGGEGVGANGGSGHGSGSGAGAGGGVGGAGGGGGGGGGEGGGTNGGGGGGGGGGGGGGGGEGGGGGGGGGGGGGGGGGEGGGANGGSGHGSGSGAGTGVGAGGGGGGGGGGGGGGGEGGGANGGSGHGSGSGAGTGVGAGGGGGGGGGGGGGGGEGGGANGGSGHGSGSGAGTGVGAGGGGGGGGGGGGGGGEGGGANGGSGHGSGSGAGTGVGAGGGGGGGGGGGGGGGEGGGANGGSGHGSGSGAGTGVGAGGGGGGGGGGGGGGGEGGGANGGSGHGSGSGAGTGVGAGGGGGGGGGGGGGGGEGGGANGGSGHGSGSGAGTGVGAGGGGGGGGGGGGGGGEGGGANGGSGHGSGSGAGTGVGAGGGGGGGGGGGGGGGEGGGANGGSGHGSGSGAGTGVGAGGGGGGGGGGGGGGGEGGGANGGSGHGSGSGAGTGVGAGGGGGGGGGGGGGGGEGGGANGGSGHGSGSGAGTGVGAGGGGGGGGGGGGGGGEGGGANGGSGHGSGSGAGTGVGAGGGGGGGGGGGGGGGEGGGANGGSGHGSGSGAGTGVGAGGGGGGGGGGGGGGGEGGGANGGSGHGSGSGAGTGVGAGGGGGGGGGGGGGGGEGGGANGGSGHGSGSGAGTGVGAGGGGGGGGGGGGGGGEGGGANGGSGHGSGSGAGTGVGAGGGGGGGGGGGGGGGEGGGANGGSGHGSGSGAGTGVGAGGGGGGGGGGGGGGGEGGGANGGSGHGSGSGAGTGVGAGGGGGGGGGGGGGGGEGGGANGGSGHGSGSGAGTGVGAGGGGGGGGGGGGGGGEGGGANGGSGHGSGSGAGTGVGAGGGGGGGGGGGGGGGEGGGANGGSGHGSGSGAGTGVGAGGGGGGGGGGGGGGGEGGGANGGSGHGSGSGAGTGVGAGGGGGGGGGGGGGGGEGGGANGGSGHGSGSGAGTGVGEGGGGGGGGGGGGGGGEGGGANGGSGHGSGSGAGAGVGVGVGGAGGGGGGGGGEGGGANGGSGHGSGSGAGAGVGVGGAGGGGGGGGGEGGGANGGSGHGSGSGAGAGVGVGGAGGGGGGGGGEGGGANGGSGHGSGSGAGTGVGAGGGAGGGGGGGGAGSGNGYGYGSGYGAGFGMGKGSGSGGGGGGGGGGSGGGSGSGRGEGYGTGEGTGTSNGGGVGVGFGMGIGFGIGIGGGNGGGATYQTNINGDKNSP